One genomic region from Terriglobus aquaticus encodes:
- the mscL gene encoding large conductance mechanosensitive channel protein MscL — protein MFKGFRDFILRGNVVDLAVAVIIGAAFGAITASLTADVITPLIAALIGAPDFSSLVIHVPVLHQVPPPSPLPAGYVAPGELHIGKFLNAVINFLLNAAAIYFMIVVPMKYVMSRIEKPAAPTTRPCPQCLSDIPVAATRCKFCTEPVSAV, from the coding sequence ATGTTCAAGGGATTCCGCGACTTCATTCTGCGCGGCAACGTAGTCGACCTTGCGGTTGCCGTGATCATCGGCGCGGCCTTTGGTGCCATCACGGCATCGCTTACGGCAGACGTAATTACACCGTTGATCGCCGCACTGATCGGCGCGCCGGACTTCTCCTCCCTCGTGATTCACGTGCCCGTCCTGCACCAAGTTCCACCGCCGTCTCCGCTGCCCGCGGGGTACGTGGCCCCGGGCGAGTTGCACATTGGCAAATTCCTGAACGCGGTAATCAACTTTCTGCTGAACGCGGCGGCGATCTACTTCATGATTGTGGTTCCTATGAAGTACGTGATGTCGCGCATCGAAAAGCCTGCCGCCCCCACCACCCGGCCTTGCCCGCAGTGCCTCAGTGACATCCCGGTTGCGGCAACCCGCTGCAAATTCTGCACGGAGCCCGTGTCCGCCGTATAG
- the thiC gene encoding phosphomethylpyrimidine synthase ThiC, with protein sequence MGAFSATNGNGNGNHGGGNPYGYKAENGHRQPAGNDYAVPKPRAEWIVKRREEAARTGDTNMSQMHFARKGLITEEMAYVAHKEKLDPEFIRSEIARGTMIIPANIMHPELEPMAIGVGSLCKINANIGNSAITSNVDEELRKLHTAVHYGADTVMDLSTGGDIPMIREAILRHSPVPIGTVPLYEALGRVKRVEDLNIDLYLEVIEEQAQQGVDYFTIHAGVLVQYIPMVSKRITGIVSRGGAIMAQWMTAHHKQNFLYENFDRITKIMAKYDVSYSLGDGLRPGSVADASDEAQFAELKTLGELTRQAWKDDVQVMIEGPGHVPMDKIKEQVDKEVELCDGAPFYVLGPLVTDIAPGYDHITSAIGAAMIGWHGAAMLCYVTPKEHLGLPNEKDVKDGIIAYKIAAHAADIARHRPGARDRDDAISHARYTFDWDKQFALSLDPETARGMHDETLPDDYYKEAAFCSMCGPKFCSMNWSSKVDKYNEEVHGLRKPDLTQIVTEQMALR encoded by the coding sequence ATGGGCGCATTTTCGGCGACAAACGGCAACGGCAACGGGAACCACGGCGGCGGCAACCCCTATGGGTACAAGGCGGAAAACGGACACCGCCAGCCGGCCGGCAATGACTACGCCGTGCCAAAGCCGCGCGCCGAGTGGATTGTGAAGCGCCGCGAAGAGGCCGCGCGCACCGGCGACACCAACATGAGCCAGATGCACTTTGCCCGCAAAGGCCTCATCACCGAGGAGATGGCCTATGTTGCGCACAAGGAAAAGCTGGACCCCGAGTTCATCCGCTCCGAAATTGCGCGCGGCACCATGATCATTCCGGCCAACATCATGCATCCGGAGCTGGAGCCAATGGCGATCGGCGTCGGCTCGCTCTGCAAGATCAACGCCAACATCGGAAACTCCGCAATCACCAGCAATGTAGACGAGGAGCTGCGCAAGCTGCACACCGCGGTGCACTATGGCGCGGACACGGTGATGGACCTGTCTACCGGCGGGGATATCCCGATGATTCGCGAAGCCATCCTACGCCACTCGCCCGTGCCCATTGGCACCGTGCCGCTGTACGAGGCGCTTGGCCGCGTGAAGCGCGTGGAAGATCTGAACATCGACCTCTACCTGGAAGTGATCGAGGAGCAGGCGCAGCAGGGAGTCGATTACTTCACCATCCATGCTGGCGTCCTGGTGCAGTACATCCCCATGGTCAGCAAGCGGATCACGGGCATCGTGTCGCGCGGCGGCGCCATCATGGCGCAGTGGATGACCGCGCACCACAAGCAGAACTTCCTGTACGAGAACTTCGATCGCATCACCAAGATCATGGCCAAGTACGACGTGAGCTACTCGCTTGGCGACGGACTGCGCCCCGGCAGTGTTGCCGATGCCAGCGACGAAGCGCAGTTCGCGGAACTGAAGACACTCGGCGAACTGACCCGGCAGGCGTGGAAGGACGACGTGCAGGTGATGATCGAAGGCCCGGGGCACGTCCCCATGGACAAGATCAAGGAGCAGGTCGATAAGGAAGTGGAGCTTTGCGACGGTGCTCCGTTCTACGTGCTTGGACCGCTGGTGACGGACATCGCGCCCGGCTACGACCACATCACCTCCGCGATCGGCGCGGCAATGATCGGATGGCATGGTGCGGCGATGCTCTGCTACGTGACGCCCAAGGAACACCTGGGACTGCCGAACGAGAAGGACGTGAAAGACGGCATCATCGCGTACAAGATCGCGGCGCACGCTGCAGACATCGCACGGCATCGCCCCGGCGCCCGCGACCGCGACGACGCAATCTCGCACGCCCGCTACACCTTCGATTGGGACAAGCAGTTCGCGCTGTCGCTCGATCCCGAAACAGCTCGTGGCATGCACGACGAGACCCTGCCGGACGACTACTACAAGGAAGCGGCTTTCTGCAGCATGTGTGGGCCGAAGTTCTGCTCCATGAACTGGTCGAGCAAGGTGGATAAGTACAACGAAGAGGTTCACGGGCTGCGCAAGCCCGACCTGACGCAGATCGTGACCGAGCAGATGGCTCTGCGCTAA
- a CDS encoding cytochrome c maturation protein CcmE — protein MKSGSSIKVIAATAIIVGVVLWLAISGAKDAKSYYVTIAEMQKLGDKAYTRNLRVAGNVKPGSIHRVGTHADFVLLELGKELPVQYNGTEPPPDTFKDDAQALAMGHLGRDGVFQANQLQAKCASKYAPAQPGQKKALVAPTAAMVSR, from the coding sequence ATGAAGTCTGGTAGCTCCATCAAGGTGATTGCCGCAACCGCGATCATCGTGGGTGTCGTGTTGTGGCTGGCCATCAGCGGCGCCAAAGACGCGAAAAGCTATTACGTGACCATTGCCGAAATGCAGAAGCTGGGCGACAAGGCGTACACCCGCAACCTGCGCGTCGCCGGCAACGTGAAGCCCGGGTCAATTCACCGCGTAGGAACTCACGCCGACTTCGTGCTGCTGGAGCTTGGCAAGGAACTGCCCGTGCAATACAACGGCACGGAACCACCGCCTGACACATTCAAAGACGACGCTCAGGCTTTGGCCATGGGTCACCTTGGCCGCGACGGCGTATTTCAGGCGAACCAGTTACAGGCCAAGTGCGCCAGCAAGTACGCTCCCGCACAGCCCGGTCAGAAAAAGGCCCTCGTAGCGCCGACCGCGGCGA